Proteins from one Rosa chinensis cultivar Old Blush chromosome 7, RchiOBHm-V2, whole genome shotgun sequence genomic window:
- the LOC112179916 gene encoding uncharacterized protein LOC112179916, with product MVSFQAQPLSPNQKKSILDTEISSKKRKWDDPFPFVEQLLEKRPKPADQIRPKSFFDVELHLETPLPLEWQRCLDIQSGQIHFYNTRTQMKTSRDPRRSTPEPPTTNHMSLDLELNLRCDSKPHSDISANSFGELFKNNSSRLGLDQLDHDQEMLATVCMRCHMLVMLCKSSPACPNCKYMHTTDQSPSTLFKPMSQGHVASSCASKIKAWY from the exons ATGGTGTCTTTTCAAGCTCAACCCCTTTCACCAAACCAGAAGAAATCAATCCTAGACACAGAGATTTCATCCAAGAAGAGAAAGTGGGATGACCCTTTTCCCTTTGTGGAACAACTACTCGAAAAGCGTCCGAAACCAGCTGATCAAATCAGACCAAAGTCCTTTTTTGATGTTGAGCTCCACCTCGAGACTCCATTGCCTTTGGAGTGGCAACGATGCCTTGATATTCAG TCGGGCCAGATACACTTTTACAACACAAGGACACAGATGAAGACTTCAAGGGATCCAAGGAGGAGTACTCCTGAGCCACCAACAACTAATCACATGAGCTTAGACCTTGAGCTCAACCTGAGATGCGACTCCAAACCTCATTCAGACATATCAGCAAACAGCTTCGGGGAACTTTTCAAGAACAACTCATCAAGGTTGGGACTTGATCAACTTGATCATGACCAAGAGATGTTGGCAACTGTGTGCATGAGGTGTCACATGTTGGTCATGCTTTGCAAGTCTTCACCTGCATGCCCAAATTGCAAGTATATGCACACAACTGATCAGAGCCCCTCAACCCTATTCAAGCCAATGAGTCAAGGTCATGTAGCTTCATCATGTGCTAGTAAGATCAAAGCCTGGTATTAG